From Bactrocera oleae isolate idBacOlea1 chromosome 4, idBacOlea1, whole genome shotgun sequence:
TAAATTGATATGAAAAAGTAACTTTTAATATTCTTCGATTCTGACAACACGGGTAAAAAAGTAAGAATACACATAAATTCTTGAAATAATTACACGTATCATTATGAAAACATCATTGTAAACCCAATTAGTGACATGAAGGTTCGAGGAAAGATTGTGTTAGACGTAACACAGAATACAGTTTGATACAGATACTTCTGATGTATAACCTTGGGTCTCACAAAGcctttgttgaaaattttgcacaaaatatgataaataaatCGAACTCTACGCACCTGGTCGTAGAGCGCATAAAGAGATTTCCCCACAACTCAGTTAGTTTAAGAACTAGAAGTTATACATATTAGAAACACTAACAAACTAACAAATGTTTTTCATGattcatgttttttttatttcaagctTTAAAGAAACTATATTCTATCCAATTACTTCCTCCTCTTGTTCCATGTCACTAAGCTAGCCGGGGTATGCAAAATATCGCTATTATCGATACATTAAACTGatagttataaataatattaaataaactgaCCATCTGAATTCCACCCTTCTGTATATAAAACCGCTAGCCAACTGACACCGAATTAAAAGTGATAAAACCTTAGAGAGAAGGGAAAATCTGTGAGCCTAtaaacataccatacatatataaacgagATTATTACATTCTGCTTTCTATATCCTTACAATGTctaaaatattccaaatattGGAGGAATCGAAAACGAgtttttgaattgaacaataatAGATTTTATGCATGATGTATGAAAGAGGCGTAAACCGTTCGCCCGCCGCAAACTATAATTCATTGTGGAATTTTTGACTGGCTAAAGTGCCAGATTCATTCAACATACGCGCACCCACACCCTCATTTGGATTCTGCCAACTTGTGTGAGTCTGTtgagagagagagcgagagaTCAACTAATTAAAGTTGTGACTGGTGTTAGTGCTTGTATGGGTGCCTACGGCTGGTGTATCATGTGATTTCTGGCGGTGCGGCATTGTGATTGTTGTGCGGCAAATCCGGTGACGTGGAGAATGGTCGATGCAACAGCTGGGCGCTGTGATGATGGTGCTGATATGCAGAGGTGTCCTGTAACGCTGCAACCGTACTTAAAGTAGCCGCTATGCTGTTGGCTGTCGAATTGAGCTTTTCTGGGGAATTGACACGTATTTTCGGCGGTGTGCAATCCACCGCATAGCCTGGTGGCGGATAGCTTATGGCGGCGTGCAGGTGACTGCCATTTAAGCCATGCGCCTGCGCCGGCAATTGTGGTTGTGGTCTAATGACGATCGGTTGAATGGGGAATTGCTGGGACATCTCTTTGAGGTTACTAAAACTTTGTAAATAACAACCGGCATTGAAGAGGCTGGTCGCTGTATCCAATTTGAAAGGTGGCAAGCAGGTGGATAGTGGTGTTGCTGAGGCGTATGTGGATGCTGCTACCAAATTACTCGCCGCAATGGAGGTGACCAAGTCGCGTGGTTTGTCATCATCGACACTGAGACTCTCTTCGCGATCGTTGGCACCGTTCGATGTAGAGCCGGGACTATGTTGTAGCTGAATACTACTAGGAACAGGTGAATGGGTGCCCAGTGAAATATCTGAATCCGATGTATCTGATGCTATCGGGGATGGTGCTCCTTCCGGCCGGCGGCTCCGGCAAATGAGTCCAGAATTATTTTGATTATGTTGTATTCTGAAATGAATAAAGACATAT
This genomic window contains:
- the Optix gene encoding protein Optix; translation: MAVGPTEGKQPPSETFSPTHQIIAPSPILAVPTLAFSAAQVEIVCKTLEDSGDIERLARFLWSLPVALPNMHEILNCEAVLRARAVVAYHVGNFRELYAIIENHKFTKASYGKLQAMWLEAHYIEAEKLRGRSLGPVDKYRVRKKFPLPPTIWDGEQKTHCFKERTRSLLREWYLQDPYPNPTKKRELAKATGLNPTQVGNWFKNRRQRDRAAAAKNRIQHNQNNSGLICRSRRPEGAPSPIASDTSDSDISLGTHSPVPSSIQLQHSPGSTSNGANDREESLSVDDDKPRDLVTSIAASNLVAASTYASATPLSTCLPPFKLDTATSLFNAGCYLQSFSNLKEMSQQFPIQPIVIRPQPQLPAQAHGLNGSHLHAAISYPPPGYAVDCTPPKIRVNSPEKLNSTANSIAATLSTVAALQDTSAYQHHHHSAQLLHRPFSTSPDLPHNNHNAAPPEIT